In the genome of Lathyrus oleraceus cultivar Zhongwan6 chromosome 4, CAAS_Psat_ZW6_1.0, whole genome shotgun sequence, the window TAACTAATTATTTTTTAGAATAGGATCATCTACAAAACTTTTATCACTCAGTTTTTATTTCTTATAGTTCGCATAGTTACTGTTTTTGAATTCATCTTAAATtatataaattttttattataatcAGATTATGAACTAAAATTAAGCGACTTATAATTGAGGTGTGTTCATTTTCTAATGCTCTTGTGATTAATTGTGGTTTATGGGAGAATGAGGGTTGGAGTTGAAAGGTGGGTGTTGATTCTACCTTATTAGTAGGTGAATTATTGGAGGATTGGAAGGAGTTAACAGAGATCCTAAAGGATGTTAAACCGTGTAAGAATGAGGTTGATAAATTAATTTGGTGGAGAGATGTGGAGGGCTTTTCGGTTAGGAATGTTTTTAAATGTTTGTACTCATTGAATGCGGTTAACCATATTGGTAGTGATTTTAGACGTTGTGAACTTAAAAGATTATGGAAAGCTATTATTCCGTGTAAAGTCAAGTTGTTTGGGTGGAGATGGATCTTGGGAGCCTTACCGACGAGAAAAGAACTTTGGCATAGAGGCGTGATTTTAGGTGTGGAGGGTTCTTTTTGTCCCTTTATGTGAGTTAGAAGAGGAATTTGTTGGTCACCTTTTTCTTAAGTGGTGTAAAGTTAAAACCATTTGGAAGGAAGTGTTCTCATGGTTTGGAGTGGATTTTGATGATCTATTGGGATTTTCGAATATTGATACTATTGTTACCGGAGAAGATGTGCTGTTATTTTTATCTAATTCTTTGGATGGAAGAGTGAAGTCGTCTTTCTTCACTTTTATTTGGTCTTTGGTTTGTTGGAGCATTTGGAATGCTAGAAATAATTTGGTATTTAAACATTCCATGTGGAATGTGGTAGAGATTTTATTGATTATTAAATCAATTGGGTGGGATTGGATTTCTATTTTGTCCAAAGGGAGTATAGATATTACTAGAGAATTATGGTTTGCTAATCCTGCTAATTTCATTGGATTGTAACTTTTCCCTTTGTATTGGGTTGCACCCCTTGTGCGTATTAATACAAGTGcttatcaaaaaaaaaaattggttAAAAGGGTCGCTGCAAGTGCAGCATGTGCTGCAGCATAAGGCCTCAAATATTAGAGGGTcccaattttttaaaaatttaatttttttataaatattagtaaaaataaataaaatattattaaaaaaatttaaaaaatgttatgataaaaactcaatacatacaaaaatcaatattgatcaaaactcaaaataattataattaaatttatttttaattaatacatgattatatttttgatatacttttttaattattataattgtatttttttaaaaatttggGTCCATTTTTATACAAAAAATTTGGGTCGGCCGTGTTGGTTAAGGTAACTaattattgtttaaaaatatgATGTATCATAATTATTTATTATCTATATTTTTGTATCATATTATTTTTATAGTTTTACATCtttaatattatttaataattttttgaGGTTTTATTCTAAAAGAATTGCATATATTTTTTAATTCATCTTAAATTATAAGTGATTTATGATTGGTCCACACGGTTAATTAATTCGTTTTTTTAGAATATGATATATGACAATCTTATCATCTCTATTTTTGTTCTCTATTATTTCAATAATTATAGATTCTTAATGTTGTTTAATTTTATTCTAGAAAAACTGCATTAGTTTTTCTATTATTCTTAAATTATAAGGGATTTATGATTTGTCTGTACAGGTAACTAATAACTTTTTTAGAATATAATTGTATCACGATAATTTATCATCTCTATTTTTGTTTCATATGTTTTACATGTGACCGCACGAGTAATTGGTtaatttttagaacatgattaTCATAATATATCATAACCTTTTTCAAATCTTAATTCAACAAATAATAAGTGTCAAGTTTATAAAATTCATTTATAATGACTTATGTTTCTGAACTTTATCtttaatataatttattttattattaattttaacAAACAATCAATACTCAACTTTATTGTTCAATAACCAATAACAAAGCGATACTCAACTTAACATTTAATAACTAACAAAGTAACAACAAAGCGACAAAGCACGGGCTCGTACGGATGCATGAGAATAATTTCACCATTACATCTAGGGGTGGACGGCGGTCGGTTATGGGTGGGTTCGGGCCCGAAATAGCTAACCCGAGCTAATCCACGGTTGAAAAAGTTAAATCCAGTTTCACCCAAAACTAAGTTCGGTTTTATCGGTTGATGGATTATCGGTTTATACGGTTCATTCGGTTGGGTTGAATCGGTTTGGACCAATAAATTCTAACCTGAATTTTATCATTCCTATAACACTAATCACATGAATACTTATTAAACTTCATTCTatataattaaaagaattaataaACCATAAACTATTTTCATTATATTACATTTTCATCATCATCTAAGTGATAAAGTATTAGCATTATATTACAATTACATTATCATTCAAGTAATAACCTGATATACAAGTTCATTATAAGCCAAAATATTCTCAACATATTTAAGAAAAGTTAGTAGTCCAAATCATCCATATCTGCCACCCTTTGAGGAGGTTTGTTTTTATCACTCATATTTTCTATAATAGATGCCTCGGTTGTCGTCAGTAACAACGATACACTGCAATAGAGCAAAAACTAGTTTAACATATAGTAATGTGTGAAATATAAGCAGAGAAAAAATTGCATTGTAAGATATATGATTTTACCTGGCAGCATCTACCAAAGCTGTTCTAACAACTTTAACAGGATGTATAATCCCAGCCTTCACCATATCAACATAAGTTCCTGTTTTAGCAGAATAAGCACCATAGTTAAACAACCTTCTTTTTACTACAGAATCATTTTTAATGTTAAGGTATCATAAACAATACAGCATCACAACCTTCACTGTTACTAACCTTTAGCAGCATCGAAACCCAAATTAAGATTATCTTGTTCCAACAATTTGCTGTAAATTAAAGAACCATCAAAACCAGCGTTTGCAGCTATTGTAAACAGCAATACCGCCGGTTTTTAAGAATGAATGACAAACTTTGAAAACAGCAACACCGTCGGAGAGTTTTGATAGCCAAAGATGAACTTGATCGTTGTGTCTTAGAAGCTTTCACAAGTTCTGATTTTGCTTGGGCAGTGGCTTCATGGGAATGCTCAATGTTGGATCCAATATCATCTGCAAAATGGAAATTCTCAACATCAACTACTATAAACCAGTCTAGACATATAAAACGACTTGATAGAGGATGCATAAATAACAAAAGTAAATGAAGGGTGGGGGTTGGGGGGAACTAGTTACCAATCATTGCTCCTTGCTCATGAACAAGCACGGCAAGATCTTTGAAGATCTCATTTACTTCCCCAATCTGCTGCTGGACTTCTTGAATACCTTGTTCTCTTTCCTCGATGATAGCCTCATTGAAGGAAATCTCATTATCTAAGGATATTACCTCCTGTCTGCAGCATGAACAATTTAAGAGCTAAGCAACAAAAAAGATGCAAATGGCTAAATTTGAAAAAGTAGCCTTAGGATATTACCTCCTGTCTTAGAAGTTTTTAATCCTTCTCCTTTACTTTACCCGCCCGGTCCTATTTTTTAACGGACTTTGACGGAATGGACATGTTTGTTTGCCACCTACAATTGAGTGATGACACTCAGATCACGGAGTCACGGTTTAACCGGTTGAACTGTCTACTTCTTAGTGCTTTCTCACTCAAATTTAATATTGAATTTGGTCAATAGACTTAGACTTTGCAGCTTACAGCTATAAAATAAAAAGTTCCCATGGTGTTACAAGATCCCTCACCAACTGCAAATGATGATACAGAAAAAGAACACATCCAAACAAGCTAACAAAGAAAAAAGACATTGAATTTATGAAATGAAACTAAAGGAGCTATGCATGTTAGTTGTAGGTATACTAAAAGTATGTTTGTATTAGTAGTGGAATAACACATGGCCCTATTCTATAGTTTTAATATTTTATGAAGGAATAGAACATAATTTAGATATATATGAAAATACACAATGAAATTGATGTCATCATTTTCCATTCTATTCCATCAGTTTTAAAATTATTCAAACAATAGAATACTATATTATTTCACTATATTCTATTAAAAACATATATCCTAGGAGAAGGAAATGTTACAACAATATGTCACTGAGAAAAAGTGCATTTTGCAGTATTCAAGATATTCTGTTAATGGGTTAGTATCAGTTGGCAGTTAGTTGGTAATTCTGTTATGACAATTACCAGTATGATAGAGTTAGTTACACTAATTATAGTTTTAACTTCTACTCTATAAATTAATATCAGTATTATACACTGTTTCATTCAatcaattgcttattcataataagtttttcttttttcaatttttctctCGAACCGTCTCGATCAATGGCCAAGAAATTATGCAACATTAGTAATAAATTATAACGACCCGCGCCACATTTCATGCCACAGTTATATTTGTTCTCTCTCAGATACAAATTCAAGAAACACTTCCATTCTTGATAATGGCCCGAATATATTTACTAAATCACTTGATGTTTTACTGAATCACTCTTGAATCACTTGATGTTTTTTGCACTTAAAAATTAGTTGACAGAATAACAAGATCAAATTGCCGAGTTGACAGAAAAATATGATGTTTAAGACTGACAAATGCAATGACTTCCAAGACACAACACATCCAATAAAGTTTGCAACTATTCACCAAAATGATCATTGTGAATAATGAATGGATCTTAAACCACTTGATTTCATATAGGCAAGAAAGTAAGAGAAGGCCTTGATCTATTAGCCCAATTCCTTAAGCCAAAATTGAGCTCAGAAGAAGATACCCATCAAATGCATTAAATAATAAAAGATGAAACCAATAGGCACAACAGTTTTTCAGATGACTGCATACTTCAGCATAACATGAAATCATCACACAGGCATTAAACACAACATTGAAGCATCTGCAAGAATCACAAGCAAACTTAGAGCAATGTACATACCGTTGACATCAAATGCCACAACTTGTCATCATGGACTCCCTCCGACACCACCAGCAGAATATGACATGTGGATGCTAGAAAAACAGCAAGCTAGAAAGATTCTTTTTAGCATCCCAAATTGATCGAACACATCGGTCGGGAATAAGTTAAAAATAGGACAATTGTGATCATGATAGGAAGTTTATACCCAGAATTATATTTTTATTGAAAAGTATTCTCTGTTTGGGAGTCACTGTTTACCTGAATAGCCATAACCTCATGAGCCAATTGAGCTGACAAAGATTCTCCTTCTCCACTCATCACCGAAATTGTTGAAGACCCATCA includes:
- the LOC127135848 gene encoding syntaxin-22-like; amino-acid sequence: LLNCSCCRQEVISLDNEISFNEAIIEEREQGIQEVQQQIGEVNEIFKDLAVLVHEQGAMIDDIGSNIEHSHEATAQAKSELVKASKTQRSSSSLAIKTLRRCCCFQSLSFILKNRRYCCLQ